The nucleotide sequence CCCAGCTTGCCCGGTGTCTCGTCGCGACGCTCAAAACGCTCGTAGGCGTTGTTCACACCGATGAACTGGTGGTTTTGAGCGAGGATCTTTTGGTTCTCGTTGTAGAACAGCGTGAAATTCTCGACGTAATCGAGCAATCGTGGCGGCGAGAGCAAGCCTTCGATCACCCGTGGCAGGCTGTCCGTGTCGGCTTTGATCTTCTGGCGATCAAGCTTCTCTTTCTCGTCATCGACCCGCAGCCAATTGAAAAAGTACTCCCAAGTCGCCGTCATGCTGCCGACGCGAGTTTCGATCGCGTTGGAAAGCACGCAGATCGCGTTGGCATGGAACAGTTGCGGGATGTCGGCTTTGTAGTCCGTCAGATTTTTGTCGAACGCGTCGCGAACATTCACGTTGCTGTTCTTCAGTTCGATGAAGACCAATGGAATGCCGTTGACGAACAACAACACATCGGGCCGCCGAAACCGTCCCGCCGGCCCGATACCTTTGATCCATAGCTGAGTCACTGCCAGGAACGTATTTTGCTCGGCGGCGTCAAAGTCGATAAACCGGACCCGTGCGTGTTGCTTGCGTCCCCGATCGTCGTCGTACTCGACCGGTGCCCCATCACGGATCAGTGCCGTCACTTCCCGATTGGCCGCGACCATCGACATACTCGACCGGCGAGCGGTCAATTGTTCGATCGCATCTTCGACGGCTGACTCGGGCACTTCGTTAAGTCGTAAAATCGCTTCACGAACCCGATCGACCAAGATCACATCCCGTTTATCGGTGCGTCCGGATTTGTCATTGAGATTTTCCGGGTCGGTCGTATGGCAATTCAAGGTGTCGAAGACATACGAGTCACCCCAGCGAGCCTTCATCTCGCCAATGATCTCACGTTCGATGTCATCTTCGGAGAGAAAGCTAGGCATGAACCGGTTCCTCGCTAGCTTCCTCCGCCGCATCGTCCGTCATGCTCGGCGGCAATTGGATGTCGAGTTCATCGACGGGGAGTTTGCCGGAGATGAGGCGGGCCAGCAATGAATTGCGTTTCCTTTCCAGTAGAGAACTCTGCCGCGAGAGCGAGACGATGGACAAGAAAAAAGGCGAAACCGCTTTTACAAACTGCTTGCGAACACCATTTGGCGGCGTTTTTACCAGAAACGATGAAAAGCACTTTTCATGAACGCGTTGCCTCCCCGAGGCTCCGACCATGCTCTGCTCAGCGTGTGTGCGAAATACGTCCGAACAAGTCACAAAGAACAAGTGCTCTTTGCAGATTTCTTTTTCCCGCATTACGATGAATTCAGTTGACCCGACTCCAATCCTCCCCTCAGCAAGACACGTGACGAAGCCGCGTTTTCCATTCTCGACTGACGGGGTAATGCGAGGAAAAAGAACATCGCCATTTCGGAATCGAGATCCAGATGGATGCAATCGTTTCTCGTCGCAATGAAAATAAAACGAATTGCAACTCAGCTTGTCCATTGCGACAAATGTGTATTCTTCTCCATGCACGACATGTTCGGTTGGCTTGATGCTGACGACTGCATCAAAGGGTTTAACCTCCCACCCCTCCGGGACTCCTTTTTCAAACTTGGCGTTTTGGTGTCCTGGGAATCTCATTCGGACGAACCATTCGCGGTAGATTTCCTCGGCCATGTTCTCGAGGATCGCGATGCGACGCCGGTTGTTTTCAATCAAGTCGTCGTAAGCCGACAACACACCGGCAATCTTCCGTTGGATTTCGAGCGGTGGGCAGGGAAACGAGATTCGCTTCACAATGTCTTGATTTAGCGAACTCATCGTCGCGCCAAATGAACACAAAGCTTGCATCCAGTCTTGGTGTCCCTGAGTCCTGAAATAGTACGACAAATACTTTGGAATCACTCGTTTGCTGTCGACGCGCAAACGGAGACAGTCCGATCCTTGAATCCATCCATCGGAGTCGCGGTTGATCAACGCGTGGCGTTCAACGGCTCCTTTTCGACCAAAGACAATATCGCCTTCTCGGAGATGATGTGCTCGTAACGCGTAGGCTTTTGCTTCGTTTACATATTCTAGGTCTGCGTCGCGAATTTTGCCGAACCCAACGTTGCGGACGTTAATGACTGGCGTACCAGTTTCGACGTATTCACTGGCCTTTAACTGAGTTCCAAACGGCCCGGTTTGAACGCCAGCCTCGCCAGCTTCAATCAATTCGGCGACTGTTAATCGTGGAATCGGAAGTACGTCGATCGTCATACGCCATCCTCAGTTAGCAACCTAACGTTATCGCCGATCACGGAAGCCAGCGTTGATGCCTCGTCGTTCATGCTTTCAAATTCAAGCTGCATCGTCGAAAGATCTTCGATGAACTCCTCTTCCGTCTTGCCATCCTCTTCGATCACGACGCCGACGTAGCGGCCAGGGTTGAGCGAGTAGTCTTGTTCTTCCAAGTCGGCTTGCGTGGCCAGTTTGCACAACCCGGTGACGTCTTCGTACTTGGCCGATGGAAACCGTTCTTGCAGCCAGTGGATGTGCGTGAAATAGCTTTCCGCGTTCTTGATCTCGGTGTGCAAGACTTCCAAGCGACGCTTGATCTCTTTCGTTTCGCGATCGACGCCTGATCGCTTGCCTTCGGCCTTGGCTTCGTCCGCCTTGTACTTTTGGTGCTGGCGAACGACACGGTCAAGTCGCTTGAGTCCGGCGTGCAACGCTTCAAAGAACGGGTCGAGTGATTCGCGAAGTTTGTGCTGAGCCTTGTTATGTTTGTCGACGACGCCCTCGTCGCCGTGCTTTTCCAAATACTTGTCGTATTGCTTTTGATACTTGCCCAGACCCTTCCACGCGGCGAGCAACTCCGCCACCGCAGATTCCGCTTCGGCGACAATCTCTGGCGTGCTGTCGAGCACCTCAACGACTTGCTCCGCGATCGGTTGAACGCGTGTCGCGGTTTCGGCGAGTTGCTCGAATCCGCTGGCAAAGTAACCGTCCACCAGCCGCGTAAAACTCTCTCGTTGGCCTTTTCGCAAGTGCGAGATGACCGCGATGTTGGCGATTTGTTCTTCGGAGAACTCGCGATGGGCGCGGTCGATCTGCGTGAAGATGTTGCGAGCGTCAA is from Crateriforma conspicua and encodes:
- a CDS encoding restriction endonuclease subunit S, which encodes MTIDVLPIPRLTVAELIEAGEAGVQTGPFGTQLKASEYVETGTPVINVRNVGFGKIRDADLEYVNEAKAYALRAHHLREGDIVFGRKGAVERHALINRDSDGWIQGSDCLRLRVDSKRVIPKYLSYYFRTQGHQDWMQALCSFGATMSSLNQDIVKRISFPCPPLEIQRKIAGVLSAYDDLIENNRRRIAILENMAEEIYREWFVRMRFPGHQNAKFEKGVPEGWEVKPFDAVVSIKPTEHVVHGEEYTFVAMDKLSCNSFYFHCDEKRLHPSGSRFRNGDVLFPRITPSVENGKRGFVTCLAEGRIGVGSTEFIVMREKEICKEHLFFVTCSDVFRTHAEQSMVGASGRQRVHEKCFSSFLVKTPPNGVRKQFVKAVSPFFLSIVSLSRQSSLLERKRNSLLARLISGKLPVDELDIQLPPSMTDDAAEEASEEPVHA